In a single window of the Larimichthys crocea isolate SSNF chromosome XVII, L_crocea_2.0, whole genome shotgun sequence genome:
- the pigc gene encoding phosphatidylinositol N-acetylglucosaminyltransferase subunit C: MGPDGLPGPAVPWRKVLWEQQPFPDNYVDQRFLEELRRNEGIRQYRYWTVVKEAGFVGQQLSCVAIFITLWLYMEQGLLSPESLLWHSLVCTLLGYVLYQALTSHDESGCELRTRLADLQSATIFLSFTFGFSPVLKTLTESVSTDTVYAMSAVMLLAHLVSFPYAHPSPPGSLSLNAALFASVCLASRLPGALHTFAMLSCALLVFALWPCLLQRLRENAPGHFNALCVGVCVGGICGLGSQSPGGAVLLALALGSVTLLCPLLLVRLQRHKDNIQGPWDEAEIHEDLSHFLH; this comes from the exons ATGGGGCCAGACGGTCTCCCGGGTCCAGCTGTGCCCTGGCGAAAGGTGCTGTGGGAGCAGCAGCCGTTCCCTGATAACTACGTGGACCAGCGTTTCCTGGAGGAGTTGCGGAGGAACGAGGGCATCCGGCAGTACCGCTACTGGACTGTGGTCAAAGAAGCAGGCTTTGTGGGACAACAGCTGTCATGTGTGGCCATTTTTATCACCCTCTGGCTCTACATGGAGCAG GGTCTGCTGTCCCCGGAGAGCCTGCTGTGGCACAGTCTTGTCTGCACCCTGCTGGGTTATGTGCTGTACCAAGCTCTGACGTCTCATGACGAATCAGGCTGTGAGCTCCGGACTCGTCTGGCTGATTTACAGAGTGCTACTATTTTTCTGTCCTTCACGTTTGGCTTCTCGCCAGTTCTGAAAACACTGACGGAGTCTGTGAGCACTGACACAGTGTACGCCATGTCTGCTGTGATGCTGCTGGCCCACCTGGTGTCATTCCCTTACGCCCACCCTTCACCCCCCGGCAGCCTCTCCTTAAACGCAGCCCTGTTTGCCTCAGTGTGTCTGGCCTCAAGGTTACCTGGGGCTCTGCACACCTTCGCCATGCTCAGCTGTGCCCTGCTGGTGTTTGCCCTGTGGCCCTGCCTGCTGCAGAGGTTGCGGGAGAACGCCCCTGGACATTTTAACGCgctgtgtgtgggagtgtgtgtcgGAGGGATTTGCGGCCTGGGGTCCCAGTCGCCAGGGGGTGCCGTGCTCTTGGCCCTGGCTTTAGGGAGCGTTACATTACTCTGTCCCCTGCTGCTAGTcaggctgcagagacacaaggaCAACATCCAGGGACCCTGGGATGAGGCTGAGATTCATGAGGACCTCAGCCACTTCCTTCACTAA
- the tmed5 gene encoding LOW QUALITY PROTEIN: transmembrane emp24 domain-containing protein 5 (The sequence of the model RefSeq protein was modified relative to this genomic sequence to represent the inferred CDS: inserted 2 bases in 1 codon), with amino-acid sequence MEVDRALLAVLSVFVALFSDSFVSAFSQSLDSDSVHSAAGRKECFYQTIGXRCLPRIEYQVLDGSGLDVDFTIFSPSGHVLFSDHRKSDGVHTVETEDGDYMFCFDNTFSSVSEKLIFFELILDNMETEKDPDDWKEYVHGIDTLDMKLEDIMDTINNVKSRLGKSLQIQTLLRAYEARDRNIQESNFDRVNFWSVVNLFVMMVVSAVQVYLVRSLFEDKRKVRT; translated from the exons ATGGAGGTGGACCGGGCACTCTTAGCTGTCCTGTCCGTGTTTGTCGCTCTGTTCTCGGACAGCTTCGTGTCCGCCTTCTCTCAGTCTCTGGACAGCGACTCCGTTCACTCTGCCGCCGGTCGTAAGGAGTGTTTCTACCAGACCATAGG AAGATGCCTCCCTAGGATTGAGTATCAG gtGTTAGATGGTTCCGGCCTCGATGTAGATTTCACGATCTTCTCTCCTTCTGGCCATGTGCTGTTCAGTGACCACCGCAAGTCAGACGGAGTGCACAC tgtTGAAACTGAAGATGGAGACTACATGTTCTGCTTCGACAACACGTTCAGTTCGGTCTCCGAGAAGCTCATCTTCTTCGAGTTGATCCTGGACAACATGGAGACGGAGAAAGATCCGGACGACTGGAAGGAGTACGTCCATGGGATAGACACGTTGGACATGAAGCTGGAAGACATTATG GACACCATCAACAACGTGAAGAGTCGGCTGGGTAAGAGTCTGCAGATCCAGACGCTGCTGCGGGCGTACGAGGCTCGCGACAGAAACATCCAGGAGAGTAACTTTGATAGGGTGAACTTTTGGTCGGTGGTAAATCTCTTTGTTATGATGGTGGTGTCTGCGGTTCAGGTCTACCTAGTCCGCTCGCTGTTTGAAGACAAAAGGAAAGTTCGTACATAA